Proteins encoded in a region of the Shewanella polaris genome:
- a CDS encoding transposase has translation MARPRQTIVSLEDTPYYHCCSRVVRKAFLCGIDNSTGENFEHRREWVDSRILELATIFAIDICAYAVMSNHLHVVVKVDADKAKHWSDKDVLIQWHKGFKGTLLTHKFVKGEDLNEFELETVNDSINQYRQRLVDISWFMRSLSEPIARQANKEDKCTGRFWEGRFKSQALLDEAAVLACMAYVDLNPIRARMATTPENSGYTSIQRRINSAIKGEQPAELLPFVGNERLNMPNGLMFSVKDYIVLVEDTGRIIREDKRGAISSSSQDILNRLNIPAENWLKITTEFGALFKGAVGALPALTQYCEHLERKRRQGASNCQRWLCA, from the coding sequence ATGGCCAGACCAAGACAAACTATCGTTAGCTTAGAAGACACTCCTTATTATCACTGTTGTTCACGTGTGGTGCGTAAAGCCTTTTTGTGTGGTATCGATAACTCGACAGGCGAGAATTTTGAACATCGGCGTGAATGGGTTGATTCTCGTATACTTGAACTTGCTACCATTTTTGCTATTGATATTTGTGCTTATGCAGTGATGAGCAATCACTTACATGTCGTTGTTAAAGTCGATGCAGATAAAGCAAAACACTGGTCAGATAAAGATGTGCTGATACAGTGGCATAAAGGTTTTAAAGGTACCTTACTGACACATAAATTTGTAAAAGGTGAAGACCTGAATGAATTTGAGTTAGAGACGGTAAATGACTCTATCAACCAATACCGACAACGCTTAGTCGATATCAGTTGGTTTATGCGCTCCTTGAGTGAACCGATTGCCAGACAGGCCAATAAAGAAGATAAATGCACCGGAAGATTCTGGGAAGGCAGGTTTAAATCTCAAGCTTTGCTTGATGAAGCCGCAGTGTTAGCTTGTATGGCCTATGTCGATTTAAATCCTATTCGTGCCAGGATGGCTACCACCCCTGAAAACTCAGGCTACACCAGTATTCAACGACGTATAAATTCAGCGATTAAAGGTGAGCAACCTGCAGAGTTATTACCTTTTGTTGGGAATGAGCGTTTAAACATGCCTAACGGGCTAATGTTCAGTGTGAAAGATTACATAGTACTAGTCGAAGATACCGGTCGGATTATTCGAGAAGATAAGCGAGGCGCTATTAGCTCAAGCAGCCAAGACATACTGAATAGATTAAATATTCCTGCTGAAAACTGGTTGAAAATCACCACAGAGTTTGGTGCATTATTCAAAGGTGCGGTAGGGGCTTTACCTGCATTAACACAATATTGTGAACATCTAGAGCGAAAGCGGCGACAAGGCGCATCAAACTGCCAGCGTTGGCTGTGTGCGTAA
- a CDS encoding tyrosine-type recombinase/integrase: MDTHEQQRFDFLYEQHLTNLTLQGKRPATIDAYSRAVRRISAYFDCCPDNLSTDDLKRYFADLIASHSWSTVKLDRNGLQFFYRYVLNQSWEWLNIVKPPQVKRLPDILTPAEVSIVISLTHKLRYQVCFLTLYSMGLRLGEAISLQVGDIDSALMQVHVRDAKGGKDRLVPLPQRTLLALRYYWQTHRHPRHVFPGKDGKPDSLMDRGGIQKAMKKVISECNIHKSISPHNLRHSYATHLLEQGLDLRSVQHLLGHNSLNTTARYTRLTHITRKNTALSVNQLTNNLVLKWECDI; encoded by the coding sequence ATGGACACTCATGAACAACAACGCTTTGATTTTCTTTATGAACAACATCTTACCAATTTAACTCTGCAAGGCAAGCGGCCTGCTACCATCGATGCGTACAGTCGCGCAGTTAGGCGCATTAGTGCTTATTTTGACTGTTGCCCTGATAACCTTTCAACCGATGATTTGAAGCGTTATTTTGCTGATTTAATTGCCTCTCACTCCTGGAGTACCGTAAAACTCGACCGCAATGGATTACAGTTTTTCTACCGGTATGTCCTTAATCAATCTTGGGAGTGGCTCAACATTGTTAAGCCGCCGCAGGTCAAACGCCTACCGGATATTCTAACCCCTGCCGAAGTCTCAATCGTCATTAGCCTCACCCATAAGCTGCGATATCAAGTGTGCTTTTTAACCTTATACAGTATGGGGTTGCGCCTCGGTGAAGCAATTTCATTACAGGTTGGCGATATCGATTCAGCGTTGATGCAGGTGCATGTTCGTGACGCCAAAGGCGGCAAGGATAGGCTAGTACCTTTACCACAACGCACATTGTTAGCGCTTCGGTATTACTGGCAAACCCATCGCCATCCTCGGCATGTATTTCCCGGTAAAGATGGCAAGCCAGACTCGCTGATGGACCGCGGTGGTATTCAAAAGGCCATGAAAAAAGTGATTTCTGAGTGCAACATTCACAAATCTATCAGTCCACATAATTTACGTCACAGCTATGCGACTCATTTGCTAGAGCAAGGATTAGATTTACGCTCAGTACAACACTTGCTCGGTCACAACAGCCTCAACACCACAGCAAGGTATACACGTCTCACTCATATTACCCGTAAAAACACGGCCTTGTCGGTTAACCAGCTCACTAATAATTTGGTGTTGAAGTGGGAGTGTGACATATGA
- a CDS encoding DsbA family protein, translating to MLNPTLYYVHDPMCSWCWGYGPTWNALQVQLQQQFGQQLSLQYLVGGLAPDSTEPMPEPMQQMLQQTWKNITQQLGTEFNHDFWQRCQPKRSTYPACRASIIARQFGQERAMISAIQQAYYLQAQNPSDIEVLCTLAESLDMNAAMFKQQLLSEDIDQQLQQEIAFTRQLPIQGFPSLVLVVDNRAYPITLDYHQWQTSMADIQAVLSEH from the coding sequence ATGCTTAATCCGACACTGTATTATGTTCATGATCCAATGTGCAGTTGGTGCTGGGGATATGGCCCCACTTGGAATGCCTTACAAGTTCAGCTACAACAACAGTTTGGCCAGCAATTGAGCCTACAGTATTTGGTCGGTGGTTTAGCTCCTGATTCTACTGAACCTATGCCAGAACCGATGCAGCAAATGTTACAACAAACCTGGAAAAATATTACACAACAACTGGGAACTGAATTTAACCATGACTTTTGGCAACGTTGTCAGCCAAAACGTTCGACTTACCCAGCTTGCCGAGCCAGTATTATTGCTCGCCAATTTGGTCAAGAACGTGCAATGATCAGTGCCATTCAACAGGCCTATTACCTACAGGCACAAAACCCATCTGATATTGAGGTATTGTGTACATTAGCTGAATCCTTGGATATGAATGCAGCAATGTTTAAACAGCAACTACTCAGTGAAGATATTGATCAACAGTTACAACAAGAAATAGCCTTTACCCGTCAACTGCCAATCCAAGGATTTCCATCATTAGTATTAGTGGTTGATAATCGTGCGTACCCCATCACGCTTGACTATCATCAATGGCAAACCAGCATGGCAGATATTCAGGCCGTGTTGTCTGAACACTAA
- the mtgA gene encoding monofunctional biosynthetic peptidoglycan transglycosylase: MTNRKRGFFGWAWFVMWRFLLLLALLILLLRFVPPPTTSFMLQSDYPVSQHWISIDELPAHMPLAVVAAEDQLFPEHFGVDVNSISKALNQYDDGEGLRGASTITQQTAKNLLLWPGRSFVRKGLEAVLAVSLEAIWGKKRILEVYLNVAEFGKGIYGVEAASQHYFNKSARYLSNNEAARLAVLLPSPRNRNPNNLTPYLRQRVAWGEKQMRQLGSGYLKSILAN; encoded by the coding sequence ATGACAAATCGTAAACGAGGATTTTTCGGTTGGGCATGGTTTGTCATGTGGCGTTTCTTGCTATTACTGGCGCTATTGATACTGCTGCTGAGATTTGTGCCACCACCAACGACGTCATTTATGCTGCAAAGTGATTATCCGGTGAGTCAGCACTGGATAAGCATTGATGAACTGCCAGCACACATGCCATTAGCCGTGGTTGCCGCAGAAGATCAGTTGTTTCCCGAACACTTCGGGGTCGATGTTAACTCCATCAGTAAAGCTCTTAACCAATACGACGATGGCGAGGGCCTTCGTGGCGCCAGTACCATCACCCAACAAACCGCGAAAAACCTGTTACTTTGGCCGGGGAGAAGCTTTGTTCGCAAAGGATTAGAAGCCGTGTTGGCCGTGAGCCTCGAAGCTATTTGGGGTAAAAAACGTATCTTAGAGGTGTATTTAAACGTCGCTGAATTTGGTAAAGGTATTTATGGTGTAGAGGCGGCTAGCCAACATTATTTTAATAAATCGGCCCGTTATTTATCCAACAACGAAGCTGCGCGGTTAGCGGTATTATTGCCGAGTCCACGCAACCGAAACCCTAACAATTTAACCCCATACCTGCGCCAAAGAGTGGCTTGGGGTGAAAAGCAAATGCGCCAACTTGGCTCTGGCTATCTAAAGTCTATTCTGGCCAATTAA
- a CDS encoding TAXI family TRAP transporter solute-binding subunit, giving the protein MKLTKRFCMIGAAAVLSISTAVMAAPTFINILTGGTSGVYYPIGVALSQLYSNGIEGSKTSVQATKASVENLNLLQAGRGELALALGDSVSAAWKGDTEAGFKKPLDKLRVIAATYSNYIQIVANKDAGINSLADLKGKRISVGAPKSGTELNARAIFAAAGLSYDDMGNVEFLPYAESVELIKNRQLDATLQSSGLGMAAIRDLAATMDINFVAIPADVVAKINNPAYQVGVITANTYEGQTEDISTVAIQNLLVSHSGVSDEIAYQMTKLMFENLDRLGTAHSAAKAISLATAAKDLPIPLHPGAERYYKEVNAL; this is encoded by the coding sequence ATGAAATTAACCAAACGATTTTGCATGATCGGCGCAGCAGCTGTGTTATCTATCAGTACCGCAGTGATGGCAGCACCGACCTTTATTAATATTCTCACTGGTGGCACTAGTGGCGTTTACTATCCTATTGGTGTGGCTTTATCTCAACTTTACAGCAATGGCATTGAGGGCTCTAAAACCTCTGTGCAAGCAACCAAAGCATCTGTCGAAAACCTTAACTTATTACAAGCTGGTCGCGGTGAGTTAGCGCTTGCGTTAGGTGATTCTGTATCGGCTGCATGGAAAGGTGACACAGAGGCTGGTTTTAAAAAGCCGTTAGACAAATTACGTGTTATTGCGGCAACTTATTCTAACTATATCCAAATTGTCGCCAATAAAGATGCTGGTATTAACAGCCTTGCAGATTTAAAAGGCAAACGTATTTCTGTCGGGGCGCCTAAGTCAGGTACTGAACTCAACGCACGTGCCATTTTTGCAGCCGCAGGGTTGAGTTACGACGATATGGGTAACGTGGAATTTCTACCTTATGCCGAATCTGTTGAGCTGATTAAAAATCGCCAACTGGATGCAACTTTACAATCATCTGGTTTAGGTATGGCAGCCATTCGTGATTTAGCCGCAACAATGGATATCAACTTTGTGGCTATCCCTGCAGATGTTGTGGCTAAAATTAATAATCCTGCTTATCAAGTTGGGGTGATTACGGCTAATACCTACGAAGGCCAAACAGAAGATATCAGTACGGTAGCAATTCAGAATTTGCTTGTAAGTCACAGTGGTGTATCGGACGAGATTGCGTATCAAATGACTAAGTTGATGTTTGAGAACCTAGACCGTTTAGGTACTGCACACTCGGCTGCGAAGGCTATCAGTTTAGCCACGGCGGCCAAAGATCTGCCTATTCCATTACACCCTGGTGCAGAACGTTATTATAAAGAAGTGAATGCGCTATAG
- a CDS encoding B12-binding domain-containing radical SAM protein produces MTVLLMTPPMTQLNTPYPATAYLTGFLRSRGYEAVQRDPAIELFLEMMTAPALDIIRQHVEENFEHFEDDELPDVIFNFLAEFERYHLTVEPAIRFLQGKDPSLAMRINTRRFLPEGPAFDAIAEMEAVSGDVLQAAFGNLGVQDKAKYLATLFINDLSNVITQGVDPYFEVSRYGEKLAAANPSFDNLYDTLMGEPSFSSEILEQLVEMYLEDTQPSVVALTVPFPGNMLGALRIAQTCKAINPDIPIVIGGGFVNTELRALKDPRVFEFIDFICLDDGERPLITLLEYFEGKREIDDLVRTYFLAEDENGQPYVHLNQNTELHDIPQSEVGAPIYDGLPLNDYLSLCEMLNPMHRIWSDGRWNKLTIAHGCYWRKCSFCDVSLDYIDRYDTAGADALVDRIVELVEETGQTGFHFVDEALPPKTLFAFAKRLIERGVVISWWGNIRFERTFSPARCQLLADSGCIAVSGGLEVASDRLLKLMKKGVSVERVAHVTKAFSDAGIMVHAYLMYGFPTQTEQETIDSLEMVRQMMEQGCFQSAYWHRFVATIHSPIGINPEQFGITLAERPEILFAENDVDFTDPTGTNHEMLGEGLRKAIYNYMHGIGFDQPMSFWFNEPVTRTSMKKDLISKAISNFILSNEE; encoded by the coding sequence ATGACCGTTCTTCTAATGACTCCACCGATGACCCAGCTGAATACACCGTATCCAGCAACAGCGTATTTAACCGGTTTTTTACGCTCACGCGGCTATGAGGCGGTTCAGCGAGATCCTGCGATTGAGCTTTTCCTTGAGATGATGACAGCACCTGCGCTGGACATTATTCGTCAGCACGTAGAAGAAAACTTCGAACACTTTGAAGACGACGAACTACCAGATGTTATCTTTAATTTTCTGGCTGAATTTGAGCGTTATCACCTCACTGTAGAACCTGCCATTCGCTTTTTACAGGGCAAAGACCCCAGCCTTGCAATGCGCATTAACACCCGCCGTTTTTTACCCGAAGGCCCAGCGTTTGATGCTATTGCTGAGATGGAAGCTGTGTCTGGTGACGTATTGCAAGCGGCCTTTGGCAACTTAGGCGTACAAGATAAAGCCAAATATCTGGCCACCCTGTTTATTAATGATCTGTCGAACGTTATTACTCAAGGTGTTGATCCCTATTTTGAAGTCAGCCGTTATGGCGAGAAGCTAGCGGCGGCTAATCCAAGCTTTGACAACCTTTACGACACCCTAATGGGTGAACCGAGTTTCAGCTCTGAAATTTTGGAGCAGTTGGTCGAAATGTATCTGGAAGACACGCAACCTAGCGTCGTCGCATTAACTGTGCCGTTTCCCGGTAATATGTTGGGCGCTTTACGTATTGCGCAAACCTGTAAAGCCATTAATCCAGACATTCCTATCGTCATCGGCGGCGGGTTTGTTAATACCGAGCTACGCGCATTAAAAGATCCTCGCGTATTTGAGTTTATAGATTTTATCTGCCTGGACGACGGCGAACGCCCACTCATCACTCTGCTGGAATACTTTGAAGGCAAGCGTGAGATTGACGATTTAGTGCGAACCTATTTCCTCGCAGAAGATGAAAATGGCCAACCTTATGTTCACCTCAATCAAAATACCGAGCTACACGATATTCCACAAAGTGAAGTTGGCGCACCCATTTACGATGGCCTGCCACTGAACGATTATCTGTCTTTATGTGAAATGCTTAACCCGATGCATCGCATTTGGAGTGACGGACGCTGGAACAAACTGACCATAGCCCATGGCTGTTACTGGCGTAAATGCAGCTTCTGCGACGTGAGCTTGGACTATATCGACCGCTACGATACCGCTGGCGCCGATGCCTTGGTTGACCGCATTGTAGAGCTGGTTGAAGAAACCGGACAAACTGGCTTCCATTTTGTCGATGAAGCCTTACCGCCAAAAACCTTATTTGCGTTTGCAAAACGCCTCATTGAACGCGGCGTAGTGATCAGCTGGTGGGGCAATATTCGTTTTGAACGTACCTTTAGCCCGGCGCGCTGCCAATTACTTGCAGACTCTGGTTGTATCGCGGTTAGCGGCGGCCTTGAAGTGGCATCTGATCGTCTATTAAAACTGATGAAAAAAGGCGTGAGTGTTGAGCGAGTCGCCCATGTTACCAAAGCCTTTAGTGATGCCGGTATTATGGTTCACGCCTATTTGATGTATGGCTTCCCAACACAAACCGAGCAAGAAACCATCGACTCGCTAGAAATGGTGCGGCAGATGATGGAGCAAGGTTGTTTCCAGTCAGCCTACTGGCACCGTTTTGTCGCCACAATTCACAGCCCGATTGGCATAAACCCAGAGCAATTTGGTATCACCCTTGCTGAACGCCCTGAGATTTTATTTGCTGAAAACGATGTCGACTTCACCGACCCAACCGGAACAAATCATGAAATGCTTGGAGAAGGCTTGCGTAAAGCAATCTACAACTACATGCACGGTATCGGCTTCGATCAGCCCATGAGTTTCTGGTTCAACGAACCCGTTACCCGCACTTCAATGAAAAAAGACCTAATTTCAAAAGCGATTAGCAACTTTATTCTTAGTAATGAAGAGTAG
- a CDS encoding IS91 family transposase, with amino-acid sequence MKFIDILRDHLDAFNQAYDGQITTSMRHAINAMLSCRVHTQRASHWVCQGCTHTADFPLSCGHRSCPQCQYNTTADWLAKQQAKLLSVDYFMVTFTLPYELRVVAKYQPEALYPAMFSVAASVLKDFALNSPKLAGDIGFTGVLHTHSRRRDLHPHIHFIIPAGSFNKTQQHWKKNKGKYLFNAFNLAKVWRARLLEQLAKLNLKLPTSLPKKWVADCQHMGKGLPALQYLSRYLYRGVLPDKSIKSDVDGLVSFEYKDSQTQSTKVRTLPATEFLWLILQHVLPKGLRRVRDYGLLRGNAKKLRLQIQLMLAVAGAVFPIIPEIKRRLATRRCPCCQQPMHFMGIVKRPTNLIP; translated from the coding sequence ATGAAGTTTATCGATATTTTACGTGACCATCTTGATGCGTTTAATCAAGCTTATGATGGCCAAATAACAACATCAATGCGCCATGCCATTAATGCCATGCTGAGCTGTCGCGTTCACACCCAAAGAGCTAGCCACTGGGTTTGTCAGGGTTGCACTCATACAGCAGATTTCCCGCTGTCATGTGGTCATCGCAGTTGTCCCCAATGCCAGTACAACACCACAGCGGATTGGTTAGCTAAGCAACAGGCTAAATTGTTATCTGTCGATTACTTTATGGTGACATTTACTTTGCCATATGAGCTGCGTGTGGTGGCTAAATATCAACCGGAAGCACTCTATCCAGCCATGTTTTCAGTGGCTGCCAGTGTGCTCAAAGACTTTGCACTTAACTCACCAAAACTTGCCGGTGATATTGGTTTCACTGGCGTGCTGCATACTCACAGCCGGCGGCGAGATTTACATCCGCATATTCACTTTATTATTCCAGCGGGCAGTTTCAACAAAACCCAACAACACTGGAAAAAGAATAAGGGCAAATACCTGTTCAACGCTTTCAATTTGGCTAAAGTGTGGCGCGCACGTTTACTGGAACAGTTGGCAAAACTGAATCTCAAACTGCCAACCTCACTGCCGAAAAAGTGGGTGGCTGATTGCCAGCATATGGGTAAAGGTTTGCCTGCACTGCAATATCTATCACGCTATCTTTATCGCGGCGTACTGCCAGATAAAAGCATCAAAAGTGATGTCGATGGGCTTGTTAGTTTTGAGTATAAAGACAGTCAAACTCAGTCTACAAAAGTACGAACCTTACCCGCTACTGAATTTCTCTGGTTAATACTGCAACACGTATTACCGAAAGGGTTACGACGAGTGAGAGACTATGGATTACTCAGAGGCAATGCCAAAAAACTCAGGCTACAAATACAACTGATGCTGGCGGTTGCTGGGGCTGTATTTCCAATCATTCCCGAGATAAAGCGCAGATTAGCAACACGCCGTTGCCCCTGTTGTCAGCAACCAATGCACTTTATGGGCATAGTGAAACGACCGACAAACTTAATACCCTGA
- a CDS encoding dCMP deaminase family protein, with translation MMTKWAKRFLQMAELVASWSKDPSTRVGAVITENNRIVSLGFNGYPHGISDSAETDNREMKLLKTLHAEENAILHAKRDLSSCEIWVTHFPCPNCAAKIIQTGLRTVHSPQPNEDFLSRWGDKIKVSQDMFEQAGVQVDWMQVD, from the coding sequence ATGATGACAAAATGGGCGAAACGCTTTTTACAGATGGCCGAGCTCGTAGCATCTTGGAGTAAAGATCCCTCCACCCGAGTTGGTGCGGTGATCACCGAAAACAACCGCATCGTCTCTTTAGGCTTTAATGGTTATCCTCACGGAATATCTGATAGTGCGGAAACCGATAACCGTGAAATGAAGCTGCTAAAAACGCTCCATGCAGAAGAAAACGCCATATTGCATGCCAAACGAGATCTCAGTAGCTGTGAGATTTGGGTAACCCACTTTCCTTGCCCAAACTGCGCCGCCAAGATTATCCAAACTGGATTGCGCACTGTGCACAGCCCGCAACCCAACGAAGATTTTTTATCGCGCTGGGGAGATAAGATTAAAGTCAGCCAAGATATGTTTGAGCAAGCAGGCGTTCAAGTCGATTGGATGCAAGTAGATTAA
- a CDS encoding glycerophosphodiester phosphodiesterase family protein: MTGNTRALLSVASVITCLICLSACNSNDSDNTTSVDIDKSISAQVGPRPLFLIDQMQDSELKNQLAQCASNSFYRTDFSIGHRGASMQFPEHTKEAYQAAIDSGAGIVECDVTFTADKELVCRHSQCDLATTTNILAIPELANKCSVPFSPADAANGVSATATCCTSDISLAEFKTLKGKMDGFNPNATTVEEFMDGTPNWRTDLYAGNGTLMTHAESIALFKAAGVKMTPELKSASVSMPYDGLTQQDYAQKMLDEYAAAGVDASQVFPQSFNLDDVKYWIANAPEFAEQAVYLDDRYDLSGFDPQNSTTWSPSMDTLAADGVKIIAPPLWMLVTLDANKAIVPSEYAKAASAAGLKIIAWSLERSGPLSEGGGGWYYQSIADAIDNEGDTFELLDVLAKDVGVMGVFSDWPATVTYYANCMDM; the protein is encoded by the coding sequence ATGACAGGGAATACTAGGGCTTTACTGAGCGTGGCGTCGGTAATAACGTGCCTAATATGTTTATCAGCCTGTAATAGTAACGATAGCGATAATACAACGTCGGTAGATATTGATAAAAGTATTAGTGCTCAAGTTGGGCCTAGACCATTGTTTTTAATTGATCAAATGCAAGATAGTGAGTTAAAAAATCAATTAGCTCAATGTGCTTCAAATTCATTCTATCGTACTGACTTTTCAATTGGCCATCGTGGTGCGTCAATGCAATTTCCTGAACATACCAAAGAAGCTTATCAAGCTGCTATCGATTCGGGCGCAGGTATTGTGGAATGTGACGTGACGTTTACCGCAGATAAAGAGTTAGTTTGCCGTCACTCGCAGTGTGATTTAGCGACTACCACTAATATTTTAGCTATTCCTGAACTTGCCAATAAATGTTCAGTGCCTTTTTCACCAGCGGATGCCGCCAATGGCGTTAGCGCGACAGCAACCTGTTGTACGAGTGATATCAGCTTAGCTGAATTTAAAACCTTAAAAGGTAAAATGGATGGCTTTAATCCCAATGCCACCACAGTAGAAGAGTTTATGGATGGCACGCCAAATTGGCGCACCGATTTGTATGCAGGTAATGGCACCTTAATGACTCATGCTGAAAGTATTGCCTTGTTTAAAGCTGCTGGAGTAAAGATGACCCCAGAGCTTAAGTCGGCCAGTGTCAGCATGCCATATGATGGATTGACCCAACAAGATTATGCGCAAAAAATGTTAGATGAATATGCTGCGGCAGGTGTGGATGCATCGCAGGTATTTCCGCAATCGTTTAATTTAGACGACGTAAAATATTGGATCGCCAATGCGCCAGAATTTGCAGAGCAGGCGGTATACCTTGATGATCGTTATGATCTGAGTGGTTTTGATCCGCAAAATAGTACAACCTGGTCACCAAGCATGGATACTTTAGCCGCTGATGGAGTAAAGATTATCGCGCCACCGTTATGGATGCTGGTGACCTTAGATGCTAACAAGGCCATCGTGCCTTCTGAATATGCTAAAGCGGCCAGTGCTGCAGGGTTAAAAATTATTGCGTGGTCATTAGAGCGTTCGGGTCCACTTAGCGAAGGCGGTGGCGGTTGGTATTATCAAAGTATTGCAGATGCCATAGACAATGAGGGTGATACTTTTGAACTGCTAGATGTACTGGCAAAAGATGTTGGGGTAATGGGTGTGTTTTCTGACTGGCCAGCTACAGTGACTTATTACGCTAACTGCATGGATATGTAA
- a CDS encoding protein tyrosine phosphatase family protein, whose amino-acid sequence MNILQRYNLLSTSILMCCVFFSAGAFSTQSTANIDTSKLGDIKAIKFNNQQVITAGLPTELQFAQLAQAGIKTVINLIPNDNPHALQNEQQIVTQLGMNYHNISVDWQHPTQENLAQFYSLMEQNGDAPVLVHCAANYRASAFYYLYQTRQNNAPTMAEALTPWGDLQQSFAEYPQWQKLIEDAKQQYQTQ is encoded by the coding sequence ATGAATATACTGCAACGTTATAACCTACTGTCCACCAGCATATTAATGTGTTGTGTCTTTTTTAGTGCGGGAGCGTTCAGTACGCAGAGTACGGCTAATATCGACACCAGTAAACTTGGCGACATAAAAGCGATTAAATTTAATAACCAGCAAGTCATTACCGCAGGCTTACCCACAGAGCTGCAATTTGCACAACTCGCTCAAGCAGGTATCAAAACAGTGATTAATCTTATTCCTAATGACAACCCGCATGCATTACAAAATGAGCAGCAAATCGTCACTCAGCTCGGTATGAATTATCACAATATTAGTGTGGACTGGCAGCACCCTACACAAGAAAATCTAGCGCAATTTTACAGCCTGATGGAGCAAAATGGCGACGCACCAGTGCTTGTGCATTGCGCGGCTAATTATCGTGCCTCAGCCTTTTATTATTTATACCAAACTCGCCAAAACAACGCGCCGACGATGGCAGAAGCACTAACACCTTGGGGCGACTTACAACAAAGCTTTGCTGAATATCCTCAGTGGCAAAAACTGATTGAAGACGCAAAACAGCAATATCAAACTCAATAG
- a CDS encoding DUF6404 family protein has product MGPSRDQVSRINVLFQDRVKLYGRLMSDKGISHNAYAPLFYRYLWKCGIKIKPPHVTKFSHNVILQTILFFTVFAVFLSGVLVFANSLGLNEPASSQIIMLYFTSFLVSVAYGVMVSLYILQIRK; this is encoded by the coding sequence ATGGGACCAAGTAGGGACCAAGTATCGAGGATTAATGTGTTATTTCAAGACAGAGTAAAACTGTATGGCCGTTTAATGAGTGACAAAGGTATTTCCCATAATGCCTATGCACCGCTGTTTTATAGGTATTTATGGAAGTGTGGTATAAAAATAAAACCACCTCATGTCACCAAATTTAGTCATAACGTTATATTACAGACAATATTGTTTTTCACTGTATTCGCAGTTTTTTTATCTGGGGTGTTAGTTTTTGCAAATAGTCTTGGGTTAAATGAACCGGCTAGTTCACAAATCATCATGCTTTATTTTACATCGTTTCTAGTTTCAGTTGCTTATGGGGTGATGGTTTCGCTCTATATTCTGCAAATACGGAAATAA